The proteins below come from a single Serpentinimonas raichei genomic window:
- the lipB gene encoding lipoyl(octanoyl) transferase LipB: protein MPDALPGLLLRPLGQVDYGPTFEAMRAYTQQRGHDSADEIWLCQHHPVYSQGLAGQAAHLLQPGAIPVFQSDRGGQVTYHGPGQLVAYPLLDLRRAGLYVKQYVHRLEEALLRTLAQLGVTGHRIAGAPGIYVRLADPFDHAALTGPRPASDPFAGLGKIAALGIKVHRHCSYHGLALNVAMDLEPFARINPCGYAGLQTVDLSTIGVAVEVAEVEPLLLRHLVDLLGYK from the coding sequence ATGCCCGATGCACTTCCCGGCTTGCTGCTGCGCCCCTTGGGGCAGGTGGATTATGGGCCCACCTTTGAGGCCATGCGCGCCTACACGCAGCAGCGCGGCCACGATAGCGCCGACGAAATCTGGCTCTGCCAGCACCACCCCGTTTACTCCCAAGGCCTGGCCGGCCAAGCCGCGCACCTGCTGCAGCCGGGCGCCATCCCGGTGTTTCAGTCCGACCGCGGCGGCCAGGTGACCTACCACGGCCCGGGGCAGCTCGTGGCCTACCCGCTGCTGGACTTGCGCCGCGCCGGTTTGTACGTGAAGCAGTATGTGCACCGGCTCGAAGAGGCGCTGCTGCGCACGCTGGCGCAGTTGGGTGTCACGGGGCACCGCATCGCTGGCGCACCGGGTATTTATGTGCGCCTAGCCGACCCCTTTGACCACGCCGCCCTGACCGGGCCACGCCCGGCTTCCGACCCCTTTGCGGGCTTGGGCAAGATCGCCGCCTTGGGCATCAAGGTGCACCGCCACTGCAGCTACCACGGGCTGGCCTTGAACGTGGCGATGGACCTGGAACCCTTTGCCCGCATCAACCCCTGCGGCTACGCTGGGCTGCAAACGGTTGATCTATCTACAATCGGGGTAGCGGTTGAGGTGGCCGAGGTGGAGCCGCTGCTGCTGCGCCACCTGGTGGACTTGCTCGGGTACAAATAA
- a CDS encoding TolC family outer membrane protein — MQTFSLSVVALAALFGVGGLQAQVTPAQPAPAAPAAAPAPAATAAAALPAPMIEAVRQAILSNPEVQARWYNFTASQAERDAGMAGWRPQVDLNYGVGRETNRAPGNNTGWYTRHGGSLTLNQMLFDGGFTRNEVQRLEYAELVRYYELMEVVESVALEAARAYVDVARYSALTEEAKQNYVEHRILSGQIEERVGAGVGRRVDADQSTGRLALAESNLLTEISNLHDVSARFQRIMGTLAPTTLPPLREGLRLPGVPATMTDALRQGLPNSPTINAAFENVRSSRSQIEARQSAFWPRVDFRVRQSWGRDLNNVPGRTRDTVAEVVLNYNLYRGGADQARERQAVEQNAQARQLQELACRNVRQTLTIAFNDVQRLNEQLGFLNQHRLSTEVARDAYRQQFDIGQRTLLDLLDSQNEYFEASRAFLNAQYNQFLAQARTLAAMGQLTAALGVNRPDQPTLEQLGQDRGALPPEELCPFEAPALLVVDKARAVAEAPVRARPVLPAAAPAAAVAPAAVQAPAPAPVAAPAPQQITFAADALFDFDRAVLRPDGRQRLDEVVARIRAINLDVVIAVGHTDSMGSEAHNQRLSLRRAEAVKAYLVNQGVSAERIRTEGRGEAQPVASNDTAQGRAQNRRVDITVVEQPRR; from the coding sequence ATGCAAACGTTCTCTCTCTCTGTGGTGGCGCTGGCCGCCTTGTTTGGTGTAGGCGGCCTGCAGGCCCAAGTGACGCCAGCTCAGCCTGCTCCCGCAGCACCGGCTGCTGCACCGGCCCCAGCGGCCACAGCCGCGGCGGCCCTGCCCGCACCCATGATCGAGGCCGTGCGCCAAGCCATCCTGAGCAACCCCGAGGTGCAGGCGCGCTGGTACAACTTCACCGCCTCCCAAGCCGAGCGCGACGCCGGCATGGCCGGCTGGCGGCCACAGGTGGATTTGAATTACGGCGTGGGCCGCGAAACCAACCGCGCACCAGGCAACAACACCGGCTGGTACACCCGGCACGGCGGCTCGCTCACGCTCAACCAGATGCTGTTCGACGGCGGCTTTACCCGCAACGAGGTGCAGCGGCTCGAATACGCCGAGTTGGTGCGCTACTACGAGCTGATGGAGGTGGTCGAGAGCGTGGCGCTGGAAGCGGCGCGCGCCTACGTCGATGTGGCGCGCTACTCGGCCCTGACCGAGGAGGCCAAGCAAAACTACGTCGAGCACCGCATTTTGTCGGGCCAGATCGAGGAGCGCGTCGGCGCGGGCGTGGGGCGGCGCGTCGATGCCGACCAATCGACTGGGCGCTTGGCGCTGGCCGAATCCAACCTGCTGACCGAAATCAGCAACCTGCACGATGTGAGCGCACGCTTCCAGCGCATCATGGGCACGCTGGCGCCCACAACCTTGCCACCGCTGCGCGAAGGGTTGCGTCTGCCGGGGGTGCCCGCCACCATGACCGACGCGCTGCGCCAGGGTCTACCCAACAGCCCGACCATCAATGCGGCGTTTGAGAATGTGCGCTCCAGTCGCAGCCAGATCGAAGCGCGTCAGTCCGCCTTCTGGCCGCGGGTGGATTTCCGCGTGCGCCAAAGCTGGGGCCGCGACCTCAACAACGTCCCCGGCCGCACCCGCGACACCGTGGCCGAGGTGGTGCTCAACTACAACCTGTACCGCGGTGGGGCCGATCAAGCGCGCGAACGCCAGGCGGTGGAGCAAAACGCCCAAGCGCGCCAGTTGCAAGAACTGGCCTGCCGCAACGTGCGTCAGACGCTCACCATCGCTTTCAACGATGTGCAGCGCCTGAACGAGCAACTGGGCTTTTTGAACCAGCACCGGCTCTCGACTGAGGTGGCGCGCGACGCCTACCGGCAGCAGTTCGACATCGGCCAGCGCACCCTGCTCGATTTGCTGGACTCACAAAACGAGTACTTCGAAGCCAGCCGCGCCTTCCTCAATGCGCAGTACAACCAGTTCTTGGCGCAGGCGCGCACGTTGGCGGCGATGGGCCAATTGACGGCCGCGCTGGGCGTGAACCGGCCCGACCAGCCGACGCTGGAGCAGCTCGGCCAAGACCGCGGTGCCCTGCCGCCCGAAGAACTCTGCCCCTTCGAGGCCCCGGCGCTGCTGGTGGTGGACAAGGCGCGCGCGGTGGCCGAGGCCCCGGTGCGGGCGCGGCCGGTGCTGCCGGCGGCTGCCCCGGCCGCCGCTGTCGCCCCCGCCGCGGTTCAGGCCCCAGCACCGGCTCCGGTTGCCGCACCAGCCCCGCAGCAAATCACGTTTGCCGCCGATGCGCTGTTCGACTTTGACCGCGCCGTGCTGCGCCCCGATGGCCGCCAGCGCCTCGACGAGGTGGTCGCGCGCATCCGCGCCATCAACCTCGACGTGGTGATCGCGGTTGGCCACACCGACAGCATGGGCAGCGAGGCGCACAACCAGCGCCTGTCGCTGCGCCGCGCCGAGGCGGTCAAAGCCTATCTGGTGAACCAGGGCGTGTCGGCCGAGCGCATTCGCACCGAAGGGCGCGGCGAGGCCCAGCCGGTGGCCAGCAACGACACGGCTCAAGGTCGGGCGCAAAACCGCCGGGTCGACATCACGGTGGTGGAGCAGCCGCGGCGCTGA
- a CDS encoding transglutaminase-like cysteine peptidase, with protein sequence MWALVLAGLGLGWASPNLDLKQRLAQERFGPQAAQTVAAWRSMMEQARTQPVERQLQMVNNFFNRRIVFALDPTVWGQADYWATPLEFMGRASGDCEDYSIAKYVTLLLLGVPNEQMRLIYVRARTAGALTEAHMVLGFFETPLAEPLILDNLITSVRPASSRPDLTPLFSFNSEGLWVAGQTQQVASSTARLSRWRDVLERMSREGL encoded by the coding sequence GTGTGGGCGCTGGTGTTGGCAGGCTTGGGCTTGGGCTGGGCCAGTCCCAATCTGGATCTCAAGCAGCGCCTGGCTCAAGAGCGCTTCGGCCCGCAGGCCGCGCAAACCGTGGCCGCTTGGCGCAGCATGATGGAGCAAGCGCGCACGCAACCGGTCGAGCGCCAGTTGCAAATGGTGAACAATTTCTTTAATCGCCGCATCGTTTTTGCGCTCGACCCCACGGTCTGGGGCCAAGCCGATTACTGGGCCACACCGCTGGAATTCATGGGCCGTGCCAGCGGCGACTGCGAAGACTACTCGATTGCCAAATACGTTACGTTGCTGCTGCTGGGTGTGCCCAACGAGCAGATGCGCCTGATCTACGTGCGCGCGCGCACCGCTGGCGCCCTGACCGAGGCACACATGGTGCTGGGCTTTTTTGAAACGCCGCTCGCCGAGCCACTGATCTTGGACAATCTCATCACCAGCGTTCGGCCCGCTTCGAGCCGCCCCGATCTCACGCCCTTGTTTAGCTTCAACAGCGAAGGGCTGTGGGTGGCCGGGCAGACGCAACAAGTCGCCAGTTCGACGGCGCGCCTGTCGCGCTGGCGCGATGTGCTCGAGCGCATGTCCAGGGAGGGGCTGTGA
- the lipA gene encoding lipoyl synthase — MNTSTPLSTDPAAASPAAYDASAKQKSQAKTARIPIKIVPAEVLKKPDWIRVKAAAPGSRFYEIKEVLRSQKLVTVCEEASCPNIGECFGKGTATFMIMGDKCTRRCPFCDVGHGRPDPLDAEEPDKLARTIAALGLKYVVITSVDRDDLRDGGAAHFVACIARTRALSPQTQIEVLVPDFRGRDERALDILCAAPPDVMNHNLETVPRLYKEARPGSDYAFSLQLLQKFKARQPHIPTKSGLMLGLGETDEEILAVMQDLRAHGVSMLTIGQYLAPSSHHLPVRRYVHPDTFKMFEQQAQAMGFDHAAVGPLVRSSYHADLQASAAGV; from the coding sequence ATGAACACCTCCACCCCCCTCAGCACCGACCCCGCCGCCGCCAGCCCGGCCGCCTACGACGCCAGCGCCAAGCAAAAGAGCCAGGCCAAAACGGCGCGCATCCCGATCAAAATCGTGCCCGCCGAGGTGCTGAAAAAACCCGACTGGATACGCGTCAAGGCCGCCGCGCCGGGCAGCCGCTTTTATGAAATCAAAGAGGTGTTGCGCAGCCAGAAGCTGGTCACGGTGTGCGAGGAGGCCTCCTGCCCCAACATCGGCGAGTGCTTTGGCAAGGGCACCGCGACCTTCATGATCATGGGCGACAAGTGCACCCGGCGCTGCCCCTTTTGCGACGTCGGGCATGGCCGACCAGACCCCCTCGACGCCGAGGAGCCCGACAAGCTGGCGCGCACCATCGCCGCGCTGGGGCTCAAATACGTGGTGATCACCAGCGTGGACCGCGACGACTTGCGCGATGGCGGCGCGGCGCATTTCGTGGCCTGCATAGCGCGCACGCGCGCCTTGTCGCCCCAGACCCAGATCGAGGTGCTGGTACCCGATTTTCGCGGTCGCGATGAGCGCGCCTTGGATATTTTGTGCGCCGCCCCGCCCGATGTGATGAACCACAACCTGGAAACCGTGCCGCGCCTCTACAAAGAAGCCCGCCCCGGCAGCGACTACGCCTTTAGCCTGCAGTTGCTGCAAAAGTTCAAGGCGCGCCAGCCGCACATCCCCACCAAAAGCGGGCTGATGCTGGGTTTGGGCGAAACCGATGAAGAAATTTTGGCCGTGATGCAAGACCTGCGCGCCCACGGCGTGAGCATGCTCACCATCGGCCAGTACCTTGCGCCCAGCAGCCACCACCTGCCGGTGCGCCGCTACGTGCACCCCGACACCTTCAAAATGTTCGAGCAGCAGGCCCAAGCCATGGGCTTTGACCACGCTGCCGTCGGCCCGCTGGTGCGCAGCTCCTACCACGCCGACTTGCAGGCCAGCGCGGCCGGGGTTTGA
- a CDS encoding YbeD family protein codes for MPTPSDSLIEYPCQFPIKVMGHNVPGFVEAMLQLAQQFDPALDPATLEQRPSKAGNYLGLTLTVQVHNREQLDALYRALSAHPLVKVVL; via the coding sequence ATGCCCACCCCATCCGACTCGCTGATTGAATACCCCTGCCAGTTCCCGATCAAGGTGATGGGGCACAACGTGCCCGGCTTCGTCGAGGCCATGCTGCAACTGGCACAGCAGTTCGACCCAGCGCTAGACCCGGCCACCTTGGAGCAACGCCCGAGCAAGGCTGGCAACTACCTCGGTTTGACGCTCACGGTGCAGGTGCACAACCGCGAGCAGCTTGACGCGCTCTACCGCGCCCTGAGCGCACACCCACTCGTTAAAGTGGTGCTCTAA
- a CDS encoding EAL domain-containing protein: MSLVKQLWLAIIVVMAIAFGGSLIVNVLSARAYLQQQLQIKNIDNATSLALALTQLDKDPMTVELLVSAQFDAGHYRFIRIVSPTGETLVERVFEGEVVGAPSWFAQLIPLEAEPGRAQVQDGWRQFGTVVLASNEQFAYKNLWQGTLDLLLWFVLGALFTGLLGSYALRVITRPLGAVVQQAQAISERRFLTQPEPRTPELRAVSRAMNDMAGRIQAMFADESTRLEALSKRVNLDPVTGLANREHFLSYLREALSGEQFGSAGTLVLVRLAHLNELNAKFGHQRADQLLRALGSVLQGCDQENPGQRSGRIKGGEFAIVCPTLASPTEAAQLLYERLWRNWLPDWEPEFPDLFHLAAVGYVRPQSLPDLLTRADQALALARTKGPNRWHADEREDAGQFSLPAERWRTLLTEAVHGGRLSLAFYPVVQRDPKQPLHQEGMIRLRLGSEGQLLSAGDFMPMAASLNLTAPIDLGVVQLALEHLRQVSGDVAVNLSAETIADFGFRNQLVQLLQGFAPLCPRLLFEVPEYGVYKQFDAFCDLVRSLKVLGCRVGIEYFGQQFASNGKLAGLGLDYIKVHPSFVRGIGQNPGNQEFLRGLCTMAHALGITVIAQGVESADDLPLLAQLGFDGATGPGVTGD, translated from the coding sequence ATGTCATTAGTCAAGCAACTCTGGTTGGCCATCATCGTGGTGATGGCGATCGCCTTTGGCGGCAGCCTGATCGTCAACGTGCTGTCGGCGCGCGCCTACTTGCAGCAGCAGTTGCAGATCAAGAACATCGACAACGCCACCTCGCTGGCGCTGGCCCTGACGCAGCTCGACAAAGACCCGATGACGGTGGAGCTGCTGGTCTCGGCCCAGTTCGACGCCGGTCACTACCGCTTCATCCGCATCGTCAGCCCCACCGGCGAAACCCTGGTGGAACGGGTGTTTGAAGGCGAGGTGGTGGGGGCGCCAAGCTGGTTTGCGCAACTGATTCCGCTCGAAGCCGAACCGGGCCGGGCCCAGGTGCAAGATGGCTGGCGCCAGTTTGGCACCGTGGTGCTGGCCAGCAACGAGCAGTTTGCCTACAAAAATCTGTGGCAAGGCACGCTGGATTTGCTGCTCTGGTTTGTGTTGGGCGCCCTCTTCACCGGCCTGCTGGGGAGCTACGCGCTGCGCGTCATCACGCGCCCACTCGGGGCGGTGGTGCAGCAGGCGCAGGCCATCTCGGAGCGCCGCTTCCTGACCCAACCCGAACCGCGCACGCCCGAGCTGCGCGCCGTCAGCCGCGCCATGAACGACATGGCCGGCCGCATCCAAGCCATGTTTGCCGACGAGTCGACCCGGCTCGAGGCTCTGAGCAAGCGCGTCAACCTCGATCCCGTCACCGGATTGGCGAACCGGGAGCACTTTTTGTCCTACCTGCGCGAGGCGCTCAGCGGCGAACAGTTCGGCTCTGCGGGCACCTTGGTGCTGGTGCGGCTGGCCCACCTCAACGAGCTCAACGCCAAGTTTGGGCACCAGCGCGCCGACCAGTTGCTGCGTGCCCTCGGCTCCGTGTTGCAGGGCTGCGACCAGGAAAATCCGGGCCAGCGCTCGGGACGCATCAAGGGGGGCGAGTTCGCCATCGTCTGCCCGACACTGGCCTCACCGACCGAAGCCGCGCAACTGCTCTACGAGCGCCTGTGGCGCAACTGGCTGCCCGACTGGGAACCCGAGTTCCCCGATCTGTTCCACTTGGCGGCGGTGGGATATGTGCGCCCGCAAAGCCTGCCCGACTTGCTCACGCGGGCCGATCAGGCGCTGGCGCTGGCGCGCACCAAAGGCCCCAACCGCTGGCACGCCGACGAACGCGAAGACGCGGGTCAATTCAGTCTGCCGGCCGAACGCTGGCGCACCCTGCTCACCGAAGCGGTGCACGGCGGGCGGCTGAGCCTGGCTTTCTACCCGGTGGTGCAACGCGACCCGAAGCAGCCCCTGCACCAAGAGGGGATGATCCGCCTGCGGCTGGGCAGCGAAGGGCAGTTGCTCAGCGCGGGCGACTTCATGCCCATGGCCGCCAGCCTCAACCTCACCGCCCCCATCGACTTGGGCGTGGTGCAACTGGCGCTGGAACACCTGCGCCAAGTCAGCGGCGATGTGGCGGTCAACCTGTCGGCCGAAACAATTGCCGATTTTGGCTTTCGCAACCAATTGGTGCAACTGCTGCAGGGCTTTGCACCACTGTGCCCGCGGCTCTTGTTTGAAGTGCCGGAGTACGGGGTGTACAAGCAGTTCGATGCCTTTTGCGACCTCGTGCGCAGCCTCAAGGTGCTGGGCTGCCGGGTTGGGATCGAATACTTTGGCCAGCAGTTTGCCAGCAACGGCAAACTGGCCGGCTTGGGGCTGGACTACATCAAGGTGCACCCCAGCTTCGTGCGCGGCATAGGCCAAAACCCAGGCAACCAAGAATTTTTGCGCGGGCTGTGCACCATGGCGCATGCGCTGGGCATCACGGTCATTGCCCAAGGGGTCGAGAGCGCCGACGACCTGCCGCTGCTGGCCCAATTGGGCTTCGACGGCGCCACCGGGCCCGGCGTCACAGGAGACTGA